A stretch of Gasterosteus aculeatus chromosome 4, fGasAcu3.hap1.1, whole genome shotgun sequence DNA encodes these proteins:
- the usp15 gene encoding ubiquitin carboxyl-terminal hydrolase 15 isoform X3: protein MAEGGAADLDTQRGEVSALLKTQLRKGDTWYLVDSHWFKQWKKYVGFDSWDKYQMGDQNVYPGPVDNSGLLRDGDVLAIKEHLIDELDYILVPTEGWNKLVSWYALTENQEPIARKVVEQGMFVKHCKVEVYLTELKLCEDSNMDNVITRRFSKADTIDAIEKEMRKLFTIPDERETRLWNRYMSNTFEPLNKPDSTIQDAGLYQGQVLVIEQKSEDGTWPRGSTAPNVKNSSYSLPSYHPYSNSYDYSDQSRQSERSGLCGLSNLGNTCFMNSAVQCLSNIPPLTEYFVKDKFTDELNKDNPLGMKGEIAKAYADLIKQLWSGKFSYVTPRPFKTQVGRFAPQFSGYQQQDSHELLAFLLDGLHEDLNRIRKKPYIQLKDANGRPDKVVAEEAWENHVKRNDSIIVDIFHGLFKSTLVCPVCSKVSVTFDPFCYLTLPLPMKKERTLEVYLVRLDPLAKPTQYKLTVPKVGYISDLCTSLSNLSEVSAEKMIVTDIYNHRFHRIFATNENLSSIMERDDIYVFELAVNRVEDTDHVVIPVHLREKYKQSGYNHTSTPLFGQPFLLAVPRTLSEDKLYNMLLLRLCRFVRSSVEEDEGACQETSKQHAVNGNGTNGLQEEGSPSEMETDEQDEESSQDQELPSENDNSQSEDSVDNELENGVVGPQNSTKQTAGRSRKRLFTFQFNNMGKTDFSLIKEDTRQIRFDEGHLRLSDRSYLSLDWEPEMKKKYFDETVVEDFDKHESMEYKPQKKAFFKLKDCIELFTTKEKLGAEDPWYCPSCKQHQQATKKLDLWSLPPVLVVHLKRFSYSRYMRDKLDSLVDFPLRDLDMSEFLINPNAGPCRYDLIAVSNHYGGMGGGHYTAYARNKDDEKWYNFDDSSVSPANEDQIVSKAGYVLFYQRQDTVKGTGYFALDREEEDEDEGEVEREEEEEEEGEDEENKGEERTERKTPSFTKGASSSAAASAGAQSDEEDLNENRRRMNDNEQGDERQQEEEEEEEEEEEEEDEEEEEEEEEEGAAPIRDVTMKGN, encoded by the exons ATGGCGGAAGGAGGAGCGGCGGATCTGGATACCCAGAGAGGAGAGGTCTCGGCGCTACTGAAAACACAGCTAAGAAAGGGAGACACTTG GTACCTGGTGGACAGTCACTGGTTCAAACAGTGGAAGAAATATGTGGGATTTGACAGTTGGGACAAATACCAGATGGGTGACCAGAATGTCTACCCTGGACCAGTTGATAACTCTGGTCTTCTCCGAG ATGGGGATGTGCTGGCCATCAAGGAGCACCTCATCGATGAGCTTGACTACATCCTGGTCCCCACTGAGGGCTGGAATAAGCTCGTCAGCTGGTATGCGTTGACGGAGAATCAGGAGCCAATTGCACGGAAG GTGGTAGAACAGGGCATGTTTGTGAAGCACTGTAAGGTCGAGGTGTACCTTACAGAGCTGAAGCTCTGTGAAGACAGCAACATGGACAATGTGATCACGAGACGCTTCAGTAAAGCCGACACAATAG ACGCGATAGAGAAGGAGATGAGGAAACTGTTCACCATCCCTGATGAGAGGGAGACCCGGCTGTGGAACCGGTACATGAGCAACACCTTTGAGCCTCTCAACAAACCAGACAGCACCATTCAAGATGCTGGCCTCTACCAAGGACAG GTTCTCGTTATAGAGCAGAAGAGCGAAGATGGCACGTGGCCCCGAGGCTCCACGGCACCCAA tgtgAAGAATTCAAGCTATAGTCTACCATCCTACCACCCCTACAGCAACAGCTATGACTACTCCGACCAGAGCAGGCAGAGTGAGCGCTCGGGCCTCTGTGGACTCTCCAACCTGGGCAACACCTGCTTCATGAACTCTGCTGTGCAG tgtttaAGCAATATCCCTCCTCTGACGGAGTACTTCGTCAAAGACAAGTTCACAGACGAGCTGAACAAGGACAACCCGCTGGGCATGAAGGGGGAGATTGCCAAAGCCTACGCCGATCTGATCAAGCAGCTGTGGTCGGGAAAATTCAGCTACGTCACCCCAAGGCCTTTCAAG ACCCAGGTGGGCCGCTTTGCCCCACAGTTTTCGGGCTACCAACAGCAGGACTCTCACGAGCTGCTGGCCTTTCTCCTGGACGGCCTTCACGAAGACTTGAACCGCATCAGGAAGAAGCCCTACATCCAGCTAAAGGACGCCAACGGCCGGCCAGACAAG GTGGTGGCGGAGGAGGCATGGGAGAACCACGTCAAGAGAAATGACTCCATCATTGTGGACATCTTCCACGGCCTTTTCAAGTCCACCCTGGTGTGTCCTGTGTGCTCCAAGGTCTCTGTGACCTTTGATCCTTTCTGCTACTTGACCCTGCCCCTGCCCATGAAGAAGGAACGCACCCTAGAGGTGTACCTGGTCAGACTGGACCCTCTGGCCAAACCCACACAG TACAAGCTGACCGTGCCGAAGGTGGGCTACATCTCCGACCTGTGCACCTCCCTCTCCAACCTGTCTGAGGTGTCTGCTGAGAAG ATGATTGTAACTGACATCTACAACCACCGCTTCCATCGGATCTTCGCCACCAATGAAAACCTCAGCAGCATCATGGAGAGAGACGATAtctatgt ATTTGAGTTGGCGGTGAACAGGGTGGAGGACACGGACCACGTGGTGATCCCGGTGCACCTGAGGGAGAAGTACAAGCAGTCCGGCTACAACCACACCAGCACGCCGCTGTTCGGACAGCCCTTCCTGCTCGCCGTTCCAAGAACCCTCAGCGAAGACAAGCTGTACAACATGCTGCTCCTGCGCCTCTG CCGCTTTGTGCGATCTTCAGTCGAGGAGGATGAAGGGGCATGTCAAGAGACGTCCAAGCAACACGCTGTCAACGGCAACGGCACTAATggtctgcaggaggaggggtCGCCAA GCGAGATGGAAACTGACGAGCAGGACGAGGAGTCCAGTCAGGATCAGGAGCTGCCCTCCGAGAACGACAACAGCCAGTCTGAGGACTCCGTGGACAACGAGCTGGAGAACGGCGTGGTCGGCCCGCAGAACTCCACCAAACAGACCGCGGGGCGCAGCCGGAAGAGACTTTTTACATTCCAGTTCAATAACATGGGGAAAACGGACTTCTCCCTCATCAAGGAGGACACCAGGCAGATCCGCTTCGATGAGGGACACCTCCGACTGAGCG ACCGCTCTTATCTCTCCCTGGACTGGGAAccagagatgaagaagaagtaTTTTGACGAGACTGTCGTCGAG GACTTTGACAAGCATGAGAGCATGGAGTACAAGCCTCAGAAGAAGGCTTTCTTCAAGCTGAAGGACTGCATTGAACTTTTCACCACAAAGGAGAAACTGGGAGCCGAGGACCCATG GTACTGCCCAAGTTGTAAGCAGCACCAGCAGGCCACCAAGAAGCTGGACCTGTGGTCCCTGCCGCCGGTGCTGGTGGTCCATCTGAAACGCTTCTCCTACAGTCGATACATGAGGGATAAACTGGACTCCCTTGTTGATTTTCCACTCAG AGACCTGGACATGTCAGAGTTCCTCATCAACCCCAATGCCGGGCCCTGCCGCTACGACCTCATCGCTGTGTCCAACCACTACGGCGGGATGGGTGGAGGCCACT ACACGGCTTACGCCAGGAACAAGGACGATGAGAAGTGGTACAACTTTGACGACAGCAGTGTGTCTCCCGCCAACGAAGATCAGATCGTG TCCAAAGCCGGCTACGTGCTCTTCTACCAGCGCCAGGACACGGTGAAAGGCACCGGCTACTTTGCTCTCGAccgcgaggaggaggacgaggacgagggggaggtggagagggaggaagaggaagaggaggagggagaagatgaggagaATAAAGGCgaggagaggacggagagaaAAACCCCATCGTTCACTAAAGGTGCCTCTTCCAGCGCCGCCGCATCTGCCGGTGCTCAGAGCGACGAAGAGGACCTGAACGAGAACCGGCGCAGGATGAACGACAACGAGCAGGGAGATgagcggcagcaggaggaggaggaggaggaagaagaagaagaagaggaggaagacgaggaagaggaggaggaggaggaagaggagggagcggCCCCCATTCGAGATGTCACCATGAAAGGCAACTGA
- the usp15 gene encoding ubiquitin carboxyl-terminal hydrolase 15 isoform X1, which yields MAEGGAADLDTQRGEVSALLKTQLRKGDTWYLVDSHWFKQWKKYVGFDSWDKYQMGDQNVYPGPVDNSGLLRDGDVLAIKEHLIDELDYILVPTEGWNKLVSWYALTENQEPIARKVVEQGMFVKHCKVEVYLTELKLCEDSNMDNVITRRFSKADTIDAIEKEMRKLFTIPDERETRLWNRYMSNTFEPLNKPDSTIQDAGLYQGQVLVIEQKSEDGTWPRGSTAPKSSGASNLSALPKISPSSLTNHNSSFNSRNVKNSSYSLPSYHPYSNSYDYSDQSRQSERSGLCGLSNLGNTCFMNSAVQCLSNIPPLTEYFVKDKFTDELNKDNPLGMKGEIAKAYADLIKQLWSGKFSYVTPRPFKTQVGRFAPQFSGYQQQDSHELLAFLLDGLHEDLNRIRKKPYIQLKDANGRPDKVVAEEAWENHVKRNDSIIVDIFHGLFKSTLVCPVCSKVSVTFDPFCYLTLPLPMKKERTLEVYLVRLDPLAKPTQYKLTVPKVGYISDLCTSLSNLSEVSAEKMIVTDIYNHRFHRIFATNENLSSIMERDDIYVFELAVNRVEDTDHVVIPVHLREKYKQSGYNHTSTPLFGQPFLLAVPRTLSEDKLYNMLLLRLCRFVRSSVEEDEGACQETSKQHAVNGNGTNGLQEEGSPSEMETDEQDEESSQDQELPSENDNSQSEDSVDNELENGVVGPQNSTKQTAGRSRKRLFTFQFNNMGKTDFSLIKEDTRQIRFDEGHLRLSDRSYLSLDWEPEMKKKYFDETVVEDFDKHESMEYKPQKKAFFKLKDCIELFTTKEKLGAEDPWYCPSCKQHQQATKKLDLWSLPPVLVVHLKRFSYSRYMRDKLDSLVDFPLRDLDMSEFLINPNAGPCRYDLIAVSNHYGGMGGGHYTAYARNKDDEKWYNFDDSSVSPANEDQIVSKAGYVLFYQRQDTVKGTGYFALDREEEDEDEGEVEREEEEEEEGEDEENKGEERTERKTPSFTKGASSSAAASAGAQSDEEDLNENRRRMNDNEQGDERQQEEEEEEEEEEEEEDEEEEEEEEEEGAAPIRDVTMKGN from the exons ATGGCGGAAGGAGGAGCGGCGGATCTGGATACCCAGAGAGGAGAGGTCTCGGCGCTACTGAAAACACAGCTAAGAAAGGGAGACACTTG GTACCTGGTGGACAGTCACTGGTTCAAACAGTGGAAGAAATATGTGGGATTTGACAGTTGGGACAAATACCAGATGGGTGACCAGAATGTCTACCCTGGACCAGTTGATAACTCTGGTCTTCTCCGAG ATGGGGATGTGCTGGCCATCAAGGAGCACCTCATCGATGAGCTTGACTACATCCTGGTCCCCACTGAGGGCTGGAATAAGCTCGTCAGCTGGTATGCGTTGACGGAGAATCAGGAGCCAATTGCACGGAAG GTGGTAGAACAGGGCATGTTTGTGAAGCACTGTAAGGTCGAGGTGTACCTTACAGAGCTGAAGCTCTGTGAAGACAGCAACATGGACAATGTGATCACGAGACGCTTCAGTAAAGCCGACACAATAG ACGCGATAGAGAAGGAGATGAGGAAACTGTTCACCATCCCTGATGAGAGGGAGACCCGGCTGTGGAACCGGTACATGAGCAACACCTTTGAGCCTCTCAACAAACCAGACAGCACCATTCAAGATGCTGGCCTCTACCAAGGACAG GTTCTCGTTATAGAGCAGAAGAGCGAAGATGGCACGTGGCCCCGAGGCTCCACGGCACCCAA GTCATCTGGTGCTTCCAATCTCTCTGCTTTGCCAAAGATCTCGCCTTCATCCCTCACAAACCATAACAGCAGCTTCAACAGCAGGAA tgtgAAGAATTCAAGCTATAGTCTACCATCCTACCACCCCTACAGCAACAGCTATGACTACTCCGACCAGAGCAGGCAGAGTGAGCGCTCGGGCCTCTGTGGACTCTCCAACCTGGGCAACACCTGCTTCATGAACTCTGCTGTGCAG tgtttaAGCAATATCCCTCCTCTGACGGAGTACTTCGTCAAAGACAAGTTCACAGACGAGCTGAACAAGGACAACCCGCTGGGCATGAAGGGGGAGATTGCCAAAGCCTACGCCGATCTGATCAAGCAGCTGTGGTCGGGAAAATTCAGCTACGTCACCCCAAGGCCTTTCAAG ACCCAGGTGGGCCGCTTTGCCCCACAGTTTTCGGGCTACCAACAGCAGGACTCTCACGAGCTGCTGGCCTTTCTCCTGGACGGCCTTCACGAAGACTTGAACCGCATCAGGAAGAAGCCCTACATCCAGCTAAAGGACGCCAACGGCCGGCCAGACAAG GTGGTGGCGGAGGAGGCATGGGAGAACCACGTCAAGAGAAATGACTCCATCATTGTGGACATCTTCCACGGCCTTTTCAAGTCCACCCTGGTGTGTCCTGTGTGCTCCAAGGTCTCTGTGACCTTTGATCCTTTCTGCTACTTGACCCTGCCCCTGCCCATGAAGAAGGAACGCACCCTAGAGGTGTACCTGGTCAGACTGGACCCTCTGGCCAAACCCACACAG TACAAGCTGACCGTGCCGAAGGTGGGCTACATCTCCGACCTGTGCACCTCCCTCTCCAACCTGTCTGAGGTGTCTGCTGAGAAG ATGATTGTAACTGACATCTACAACCACCGCTTCCATCGGATCTTCGCCACCAATGAAAACCTCAGCAGCATCATGGAGAGAGACGATAtctatgt ATTTGAGTTGGCGGTGAACAGGGTGGAGGACACGGACCACGTGGTGATCCCGGTGCACCTGAGGGAGAAGTACAAGCAGTCCGGCTACAACCACACCAGCACGCCGCTGTTCGGACAGCCCTTCCTGCTCGCCGTTCCAAGAACCCTCAGCGAAGACAAGCTGTACAACATGCTGCTCCTGCGCCTCTG CCGCTTTGTGCGATCTTCAGTCGAGGAGGATGAAGGGGCATGTCAAGAGACGTCCAAGCAACACGCTGTCAACGGCAACGGCACTAATggtctgcaggaggaggggtCGCCAA GCGAGATGGAAACTGACGAGCAGGACGAGGAGTCCAGTCAGGATCAGGAGCTGCCCTCCGAGAACGACAACAGCCAGTCTGAGGACTCCGTGGACAACGAGCTGGAGAACGGCGTGGTCGGCCCGCAGAACTCCACCAAACAGACCGCGGGGCGCAGCCGGAAGAGACTTTTTACATTCCAGTTCAATAACATGGGGAAAACGGACTTCTCCCTCATCAAGGAGGACACCAGGCAGATCCGCTTCGATGAGGGACACCTCCGACTGAGCG ACCGCTCTTATCTCTCCCTGGACTGGGAAccagagatgaagaagaagtaTTTTGACGAGACTGTCGTCGAG GACTTTGACAAGCATGAGAGCATGGAGTACAAGCCTCAGAAGAAGGCTTTCTTCAAGCTGAAGGACTGCATTGAACTTTTCACCACAAAGGAGAAACTGGGAGCCGAGGACCCATG GTACTGCCCAAGTTGTAAGCAGCACCAGCAGGCCACCAAGAAGCTGGACCTGTGGTCCCTGCCGCCGGTGCTGGTGGTCCATCTGAAACGCTTCTCCTACAGTCGATACATGAGGGATAAACTGGACTCCCTTGTTGATTTTCCACTCAG AGACCTGGACATGTCAGAGTTCCTCATCAACCCCAATGCCGGGCCCTGCCGCTACGACCTCATCGCTGTGTCCAACCACTACGGCGGGATGGGTGGAGGCCACT ACACGGCTTACGCCAGGAACAAGGACGATGAGAAGTGGTACAACTTTGACGACAGCAGTGTGTCTCCCGCCAACGAAGATCAGATCGTG TCCAAAGCCGGCTACGTGCTCTTCTACCAGCGCCAGGACACGGTGAAAGGCACCGGCTACTTTGCTCTCGAccgcgaggaggaggacgaggacgagggggaggtggagagggaggaagaggaagaggaggagggagaagatgaggagaATAAAGGCgaggagaggacggagagaaAAACCCCATCGTTCACTAAAGGTGCCTCTTCCAGCGCCGCCGCATCTGCCGGTGCTCAGAGCGACGAAGAGGACCTGAACGAGAACCGGCGCAGGATGAACGACAACGAGCAGGGAGATgagcggcagcaggaggaggaggaggaggaagaagaagaagaagaggaggaagacgaggaagaggaggaggaggaggaagaggagggagcggCCCCCATTCGAGATGTCACCATGAAAGGCAACTGA
- the usp15 gene encoding ubiquitin carboxyl-terminal hydrolase 15 isoform X5: MERSARHNMQQVVEQGMFVKHCKVEVYLTELKLCEDSNMDNVITRRFSKADTIDAIEKEMRKLFTIPDERETRLWNRYMSNTFEPLNKPDSTIQDAGLYQGQVLVIEQKSEDGTWPRGSTAPKSSGASNLSALPKISPSSLTNHNSSFNSRNVKNSSYSLPSYHPYSNSYDYSDQSRQSERSGLCGLSNLGNTCFMNSAVQCLSNIPPLTEYFVKDKFTDELNKDNPLGMKGEIAKAYADLIKQLWSGKFSYVTPRPFKTQVGRFAPQFSGYQQQDSHELLAFLLDGLHEDLNRIRKKPYIQLKDANGRPDKVVAEEAWENHVKRNDSIIVDIFHGLFKSTLVCPVCSKVSVTFDPFCYLTLPLPMKKERTLEVYLVRLDPLAKPTQYKLTVPKVGYISDLCTSLSNLSEVSAEKMIVTDIYNHRFHRIFATNENLSSIMERDDIYVFELAVNRVEDTDHVVIPVHLREKYKQSGYNHTSTPLFGQPFLLAVPRTLSEDKLYNMLLLRLCRFVRSSVEEDEGACQETSKQHAVNGNGTNGLQEEGSPSEMETDEQDEESSQDQELPSENDNSQSEDSVDNELENGVVGPQNSTKQTAGRSRKRLFTFQFNNMGKTDFSLIKEDTRQIRFDEGHLRLSDRSYLSLDWEPEMKKKYFDETVVEDFDKHESMEYKPQKKAFFKLKDCIELFTTKEKLGAEDPWYCPSCKQHQQATKKLDLWSLPPVLVVHLKRFSYSRYMRDKLDSLVDFPLRDLDMSEFLINPNAGPCRYDLIAVSNHYGGMGGGHYTAYARNKDDEKWYNFDDSSVSPANEDQIVSKAGYVLFYQRQDTVKGTGYFALDREEEDEDEGEVEREEEEEEEGEDEENKGEERTERKTPSFTKGASSSAAASAGAQSDEEDLNENRRRMNDNEQGDERQQEEEEEEEEEEEEEDEEEEEEEEEEGAAPIRDVTMKGN, encoded by the exons ATGGAGCGATCTGCGAGACACAACATGCAACAG GTGGTAGAACAGGGCATGTTTGTGAAGCACTGTAAGGTCGAGGTGTACCTTACAGAGCTGAAGCTCTGTGAAGACAGCAACATGGACAATGTGATCACGAGACGCTTCAGTAAAGCCGACACAATAG ACGCGATAGAGAAGGAGATGAGGAAACTGTTCACCATCCCTGATGAGAGGGAGACCCGGCTGTGGAACCGGTACATGAGCAACACCTTTGAGCCTCTCAACAAACCAGACAGCACCATTCAAGATGCTGGCCTCTACCAAGGACAG GTTCTCGTTATAGAGCAGAAGAGCGAAGATGGCACGTGGCCCCGAGGCTCCACGGCACCCAA GTCATCTGGTGCTTCCAATCTCTCTGCTTTGCCAAAGATCTCGCCTTCATCCCTCACAAACCATAACAGCAGCTTCAACAGCAGGAA tgtgAAGAATTCAAGCTATAGTCTACCATCCTACCACCCCTACAGCAACAGCTATGACTACTCCGACCAGAGCAGGCAGAGTGAGCGCTCGGGCCTCTGTGGACTCTCCAACCTGGGCAACACCTGCTTCATGAACTCTGCTGTGCAG tgtttaAGCAATATCCCTCCTCTGACGGAGTACTTCGTCAAAGACAAGTTCACAGACGAGCTGAACAAGGACAACCCGCTGGGCATGAAGGGGGAGATTGCCAAAGCCTACGCCGATCTGATCAAGCAGCTGTGGTCGGGAAAATTCAGCTACGTCACCCCAAGGCCTTTCAAG ACCCAGGTGGGCCGCTTTGCCCCACAGTTTTCGGGCTACCAACAGCAGGACTCTCACGAGCTGCTGGCCTTTCTCCTGGACGGCCTTCACGAAGACTTGAACCGCATCAGGAAGAAGCCCTACATCCAGCTAAAGGACGCCAACGGCCGGCCAGACAAG GTGGTGGCGGAGGAGGCATGGGAGAACCACGTCAAGAGAAATGACTCCATCATTGTGGACATCTTCCACGGCCTTTTCAAGTCCACCCTGGTGTGTCCTGTGTGCTCCAAGGTCTCTGTGACCTTTGATCCTTTCTGCTACTTGACCCTGCCCCTGCCCATGAAGAAGGAACGCACCCTAGAGGTGTACCTGGTCAGACTGGACCCTCTGGCCAAACCCACACAG TACAAGCTGACCGTGCCGAAGGTGGGCTACATCTCCGACCTGTGCACCTCCCTCTCCAACCTGTCTGAGGTGTCTGCTGAGAAG ATGATTGTAACTGACATCTACAACCACCGCTTCCATCGGATCTTCGCCACCAATGAAAACCTCAGCAGCATCATGGAGAGAGACGATAtctatgt ATTTGAGTTGGCGGTGAACAGGGTGGAGGACACGGACCACGTGGTGATCCCGGTGCACCTGAGGGAGAAGTACAAGCAGTCCGGCTACAACCACACCAGCACGCCGCTGTTCGGACAGCCCTTCCTGCTCGCCGTTCCAAGAACCCTCAGCGAAGACAAGCTGTACAACATGCTGCTCCTGCGCCTCTG CCGCTTTGTGCGATCTTCAGTCGAGGAGGATGAAGGGGCATGTCAAGAGACGTCCAAGCAACACGCTGTCAACGGCAACGGCACTAATggtctgcaggaggaggggtCGCCAA GCGAGATGGAAACTGACGAGCAGGACGAGGAGTCCAGTCAGGATCAGGAGCTGCCCTCCGAGAACGACAACAGCCAGTCTGAGGACTCCGTGGACAACGAGCTGGAGAACGGCGTGGTCGGCCCGCAGAACTCCACCAAACAGACCGCGGGGCGCAGCCGGAAGAGACTTTTTACATTCCAGTTCAATAACATGGGGAAAACGGACTTCTCCCTCATCAAGGAGGACACCAGGCAGATCCGCTTCGATGAGGGACACCTCCGACTGAGCG ACCGCTCTTATCTCTCCCTGGACTGGGAAccagagatgaagaagaagtaTTTTGACGAGACTGTCGTCGAG GACTTTGACAAGCATGAGAGCATGGAGTACAAGCCTCAGAAGAAGGCTTTCTTCAAGCTGAAGGACTGCATTGAACTTTTCACCACAAAGGAGAAACTGGGAGCCGAGGACCCATG GTACTGCCCAAGTTGTAAGCAGCACCAGCAGGCCACCAAGAAGCTGGACCTGTGGTCCCTGCCGCCGGTGCTGGTGGTCCATCTGAAACGCTTCTCCTACAGTCGATACATGAGGGATAAACTGGACTCCCTTGTTGATTTTCCACTCAG AGACCTGGACATGTCAGAGTTCCTCATCAACCCCAATGCCGGGCCCTGCCGCTACGACCTCATCGCTGTGTCCAACCACTACGGCGGGATGGGTGGAGGCCACT ACACGGCTTACGCCAGGAACAAGGACGATGAGAAGTGGTACAACTTTGACGACAGCAGTGTGTCTCCCGCCAACGAAGATCAGATCGTG TCCAAAGCCGGCTACGTGCTCTTCTACCAGCGCCAGGACACGGTGAAAGGCACCGGCTACTTTGCTCTCGAccgcgaggaggaggacgaggacgagggggaggtggagagggaggaagaggaagaggaggagggagaagatgaggagaATAAAGGCgaggagaggacggagagaaAAACCCCATCGTTCACTAAAGGTGCCTCTTCCAGCGCCGCCGCATCTGCCGGTGCTCAGAGCGACGAAGAGGACCTGAACGAGAACCGGCGCAGGATGAACGACAACGAGCAGGGAGATgagcggcagcaggaggaggaggaggaggaagaagaagaagaagaggaggaagacgaggaagaggaggaggaggaggaagaggagggagcggCCCCCATTCGAGATGTCACCATGAAAGGCAACTGA